The Actinomycetota bacterium genome segment AAACTTGTTTAATAAAAACCAAAGGAATTTTAGGGATAATATATAAAAATTACAAGCTTCAACACTTACAAGCTTCCTAATTATATGTATTATTTTCTAGACCTCAGGAAATAATCAATCCAAAGAAAGGAAATCAATTGAACAAAAAACTGTATGTTGGTAACCTGGACTATTCAACTTCAGATGAAGAGCTCAAGGAATTATTCTCAGCTTATGGAGAAGTTGAAAATGTAAAAATCATCAAAACAGCTGAAGGAAAGCCCAGAGGCTTTGCTTTTGTGGAAATGGTTGATGAAAATAGTGCTGAAGAAGCTGCAAAAAACCTGAACCAGTCAAGTTTTAAAAACAGGACTTTGGTTGTAAATGAAGCCAGAAATGAAAGAAGAGACGATAACAGAAACGGTGGCTTCAGAGGTGGATTCAGGTCAAGAAGCGGCGATTCAGGCGGAAGAGACGATCTTAATTATAAATTAAAAAAATTAAGAAGAGAACTTAAATAATTTCCTGTCAATTTTCCTGTTTTCAACGGTAATTTAATTACTTTTATATTAATCTGCTGATTATTATAAAATCATTTAATAGCTCACCGAGAGAATTAAGGGATTGTTTTCTCCATTATTAAGTATATGGGAAATAATACTATAATATCATTATCTGGTTTTTTAATTTAATTTATCCCTGCATTTTATTTATAGTAATTATCATTAAATAAATGTTTAAAGATCTATATGCCTTTGTCTTTCCATAAATATTAAGAAGGAGTCATTTATTGTGATAGGAGCGATTTCCGGAGACATAATAGGTTCCATATATGAGTGGAATAATATAAAAACAACAGAATTTCCTGTTTTATCCGATGGCATGTTTTTTACTGATGATACTGTTCTGACAATTGCAACTGCAGACTGTATTTTAAATAAAAAAGATTTTGCCGATACATACCGCCGCTACTGTATTAAATATCCCGGAAGAGGATATGGCGGCAGTTTTATAGGATGGGCGGAATCCGGAGATAGCTCTCCTTATAACAGCTGGGGCAATGGTTCAGCCATGAGAGTCAGTCCCATAGGGTTTGCTTTTAATGATCTGGATACTGTTTTGGAGATTGCCAAAAAAAGCGCTGAAGTCACACATAACCATCCTGAAGGGATAAAAGGAGCAGAATCTGTGGCAGCTGCTGTTTTCCTTGCCAGACAGGGGAAAAGCAGGGAAGAAATAAAAGATTATATAGAAAAAGAATTCAGATATGATCTGAGTGAATCTATTGAGAGTATCAGAAACTGGTACTCTTTTGATGTTTCATGTCAGGGAAGCGTGCCTCAGGCAATAAGAGCATTTTATGAGTCGGTAAGTTTTGAAGATGCCATAAAAAAAGCGGTTTCAATCGGTGGAGATTCAGACACTATCGCCTGTATAACCGGGGGAATTGCAGAAGCTTTTTATAAAATAATACCGGAAAATATAAGAACAGCGGTTTTTAACATAATAGACAATGATATGAGAAAAATAATCTCAGACTTCTATCATTATTATTTACCCGAAATAAATATTTGATTAAAAATTCAATATACGTTTAATACCTCAGAATTGACAAATACTATATAGAATGAATAAATCAGCCCGGCAGGAATTAATATTTATTCAATGACGTAATCACCTTCTGAAAATTTCAGAACTATAAATCTGGAAATGCTGCTATAATCGATGCCAAGCACACCTTCAGGATCCAGATAATATTCATCATATATTATTCCGAAATGAAGATGGCATAATCCGCTTGAGGGGTCATCAAAACTTCCGATAGTACCTATTTTTTCTCCCTGTTTTACTTTATCTCCGGGGCTGACACAGACAGAATTTAAATTAAGATATGTTGAACGGATTTTATCATTATGTTTTATTACAACTGTAAGCCCTCCGATTGGAGAAATACCACAATAAGATATCATTCCGTTTCCGGCTGCAAAAATTATATCACCGGGATTTCCTGCTATATCTATTCCCGTATGTTTTCTTTTAACATTTTTTTCAATATCAAGATATTCCTGTCTGAAACCAACTATTATTTCTCCGTCAGCAGGTTTTATAAAAGGTCTTTTAAAACTATCTGCAAGAATAATTTTTTGGGGGAAGAAAAGGAATACAGAAAAAAGTATAAGGAATATCAGAGCGGAGATAATCAGGCTGCTGCTAAATGAAAATTTGTTTTTTACCATTATCATTTTTTAAATTGTTTTTATTTCAAATTTATATAGAATTTTTAAATGAAGCAAAAAAGAAAAGGAAATACTTTTGATATAATATATGCAAATGAATAAATAGTCAATAGCATATTAATTTTATAATTGCATTATTGCAGGATTTCCGGCTAAAGTTTTGTAAATTAAATGATTATAATCTTTGCAGCTTTTAGAAACGAAGTTAAAGGCATAATAAAAAAAATCAGACACCGTGGCACTTCATATGGATTTATCGGCAGTAAAAATAATGTCTGTAATGGATATCTTAAAATTGACGGTAAAGAACAGGAAATTCTGATTTGCATAACAGGCATGGGCGCGGATAATGCCATGCGGGCAGCAGAAAAAGTAATGCATGCCGGGATAAGAGGGATAAGAGATGCTGTTTTACTGGTGCTGGGTATTTCCGGCTCAACAGATGAAAGAATAAAGGAAGGAGATATTGTCATTTATAACAGGTTGTTAAACCTTGATTTTCTAAAAGTGCATAATAAAAGATCCTTACAATATTTTTTTAATGAAGACTATAAAGAATCAAAACCCTTACCCAAAGAGATATTGGATGGATTTATTGATTTAAATCATAAATGGCAGAACGATAGTTATAAGATCTATGAGGATTCCGGGGCATGTGTTCCTTTTTTGATTGGCACATATTTGGAAAAGCTGGAAATAGGAAGAAATTTTAATGTATCAGCAGTTGATATGGAAAGCTATCATATAGCACGGATTGCAGGAGAGAACAAAATACCTTTCGGTGTCATAAGAGCAATTTCAGACGATATCTTTACGGAAATACCGGATTATTTGCAGGATATTGGAAGCAGATCCCTGAGATACAAATTAGTTCTGTTTGCAAGAACTATTTTTTCTGTTGCCGGAATGAAGCAGATAATCAGGTTGTTAAAAGGAATGAAAAAGGCAGCAGACAATCTTAATGATTTTGTCATTAAAGAGATAATTCCCTTTATACATAAAAAATATTTTTTGAACTGTAAATAATTTAATAAACAGCAACAGCAATATCTTTATATTAAAAAGTGATTAAGTTCTGCCGGGATAATAAGGAAAAAGCCATGGATTTTTTAAATAAAATAACAGAAAAAGTGTTTGATAAAAGAAATATTCCGGGCGGGGATTTTTATTGCAGAGATACTTCTGTGGTTGCCAGGGAACTGCTTGGAAAAATTCTTGTAGCAGGAGATAAGGATTCGTATTGCGGTGGTTTCATTGTAGAGGATGAAGCTTATTACGGGCTTGATGACCCGGCAAGTCATGCGTGCAACGGCGCTACTCCCCGTTCAAAAATAATGTTTGAAAAACCGGGAATAGCCTATGTTTATTTTTGCTACGGAAACCATTATCTCTTAAATGTGGTTACTGAAAAACCGTCAGTGCCGGGTGCCGTTTTAATAAGAGCAATAGAGCCTGTTTTCGGAGTAGGGGAAATGATTAAGAGAAGACAGGTTGAAGATCTGGAAAGACTT includes the following:
- a CDS encoding DNA-3-methyladenine glycosylase, whose translation is MDFLNKITEKVFDKRNIPGGDFYCRDTSVVARELLGKILVAGDKDSYCGGFIVEDEAYYGLDDPASHACNGATPRSKIMFEKPGIAYVYFCYGNHYLLNVVTEKPSVPGAVLIRAIEPVFGVGEMIKRRQVEDLERLAKGPGNLTKALGIEKSFNGKNMTGSEDRLFIADFDFSDLDADDSKKEEIIKISEKYSRIKEISSSSRVGIKQGTELMLRFYIKGSRFVSGKHN
- a CDS encoding RNA-binding protein, coding for MNKKLYVGNLDYSTSDEELKELFSAYGEVENVKIIKTAEGKPRGFAFVEMVDENSAEEAAKNLNQSSFKNRTLVVNEARNERRDDNRNGGFRGGFRSRSGDSGGRDDLNYKLKKLRRELK
- a CDS encoding M23 family metallopeptidase; translation: MVKNKFSFSSSLIISALIFLILFSVFLFFPQKIILADSFKRPFIKPADGEIIVGFRQEYLDIEKNVKRKHTGIDIAGNPGDIIFAAGNGMISYCGISPIGGLTVVIKHNDKIRSTYLNLNSVCVSPGDKVKQGEKIGTIGSFDDPSSGLCHLHFGIIYDEYYLDPEGVLGIDYSSISRFIVLKFSEGDYVIE
- a CDS encoding ADP-ribosylglycohydrolase family protein, with translation MIGAISGDIIGSIYEWNNIKTTEFPVLSDGMFFTDDTVLTIATADCILNKKDFADTYRRYCIKYPGRGYGGSFIGWAESGDSSPYNSWGNGSAMRVSPIGFAFNDLDTVLEIAKKSAEVTHNHPEGIKGAESVAAAVFLARQGKSREEIKDYIEKEFRYDLSESIESIRNWYSFDVSCQGSVPQAIRAFYESVSFEDAIKKAVSIGGDSDTIACITGGIAEAFYKIIPENIRTAVFNIIDNDMRKIISDFYHYYLPEINI